The Cucumis melo cultivar AY chromosome 5, USDA_Cmelo_AY_1.0, whole genome shotgun sequence genome has a segment encoding these proteins:
- the LOC103491660 gene encoding probable protein phosphatase 2C 8 gives MSIIGQRNEMEDEVRVELGLRTINDEKYNFFAMYDGHGGTQVAQVCREQLHQIVAKEIVGWGDIDGAEWGRLMEKCFERTDDEVNRGAVAMKTVGSIVVTTMIGNEEVVVANYDNCRAVLARDGIALPLSDNYKPGRDDELKRIESINERVINWNGYQVLGVFATSRSIGDEYLKPFVISKPKVTVTKRIDNEEFLILGSDSLWDVVSNEIACNIVRRCFGGQIEEAFVEGRERQSCC, from the coding sequence ATGTCGATTATAGGACAGAGAAATGAAATGGAAGATGAAGTGAGAGTGGAATTGGGATTGAGAACAATTAATGATGAGAAGTACAATTTCTTTGCCATGTATGACGGACACGGTGGCACTCAGGTTGCGCAAGTGTGTCGTGAACAGTTGCACCAGATTGTGGCAAAGGAGATTGTGGGTTGGGGAGACATAGATGGGGCGGAGTGGGGGAGGTTGATGGAGAAGTGCTTTGAGAGAACGGATGACGAAGTGAACAGAGGTGCCGTTGCCATGAAAACGGTCGGCTCGATCGTGGTTACGACGATGATTGGGAATGAGGAAGTGGTGGTGGCCAATTACGACAATTGTCGAGCCGTTTTGGCTAGAGATGGAATTGCGTTGCCCTTGTCTGACAATTATAAGCCTGGCAGAGATGATGAGTTGAAGAGAATTGAATCTATCAATGAGAGGGTCATAAACTGGAATGGCTACCAGGTGCTAGGAGTTTTTGCCACTTCAAGATCCATCGGTGATGAATATCTCAAACCATTTGTTATCTCAAAACCAAAAGTGACTGTGACCAAGAGAATCGACAACGAAGAGTTTCTCATACTAGGAAGTGATAGTCTATGGGATGTTGTTTCGAATGAAATTGCCTGCAACATAGTGAGGAGATGTTTTGGAGGCCAAATTGAAGAGGCTTTTGTTGAAGGTAGAGAACGACAATCATGTTGCTGA